One genomic segment of Thermodesulfobacteriota bacterium includes these proteins:
- a CDS encoding nitrilase-related carbon-nitrogen hydrolase codes for MPTESWFAALLQWNVVRGDPKANLERAQALLEALPERPGLVLLPELFSTGYALENAPELAKGAPATLETVAAWARDRGCLVAGSLLHPWEGGVANAAFLVEPGPTRHPLYPKVHLFRPMDEHRYLVPGRAPVVWESSLGRLAVATCYDLRFPVFCRRLALAGAEALLVPAQWPAPRTPHWEVLLRARAVENAWFVLGANRTGRDGETVFEGASQAVDPWGEVLAHAGGGEGAVLARIERGRLAEARERIPVYGDQVPGLDD; via the coding sequence ATGCCGACCGAGAGCTGGTTCGCCGCCCTGCTGCAGTGGAACGTGGTCCGGGGGGACCCCAAGGCCAACCTGGAGCGGGCCCAGGCCCTCCTCGAGGCGCTGCCGGAGCGGCCCGGCCTGGTGCTGCTCCCCGAGCTCTTCAGCACCGGCTACGCCCTGGAGAACGCGCCGGAGCTTGCGAAGGGGGCCCCCGCCACTCTGGAGACCGTGGCCGCCTGGGCGCGAGACCGGGGCTGCCTCGTGGCCGGGAGCCTCCTCCACCCCTGGGAGGGGGGCGTCGCCAACGCTGCCTTCCTGGTGGAGCCCGGCCCCACGCGCCACCCCCTCTACCCCAAGGTCCACCTCTTCCGGCCCATGGACGAGCACCGGTACCTCGTGCCCGGCCGGGCCCCCGTGGTCTGGGAGAGCTCCCTGGGGCGGCTGGCGGTGGCCACCTGCTACGACCTGAGGTTCCCGGTCTTCTGCCGCCGCCTGGCGCTGGCCGGGGCCGAGGCGCTGCTGGTGCCCGCCCAGTGGCCCGCCCCCCGAACTCCCCACTGGGAGGTCCTCCTGCGGGCCCGGGCCGTGGAGAACGCCTGGTTCGTGCTGGGCGCCAACCGGACCGGCCGGGACGGGGAAACGGTCTTCGAGGGGGCGAGCCAGGCGGTCGACCCGTGGGGGGAGGTCCTCGCCCACGCCGGCGGCGGCGAGGGCGCCGTGCTCGCGCGGATCGAGCGCGGGCGCCTCGCCGAAGCCCGGGAGCGCATCCCGGTCTACGGCGATCAGGTGCCGGGCCTGGACGACTGA